A genomic region of Methylobacterium durans contains the following coding sequences:
- a CDS encoding RNA polymerase sigma factor has protein sequence MPARNATGPGEAHLAAAMRAAQDGDAAAYRRVLRACVPVIAGVARGQGVRGAAVDDVVQETLLTVHRARATYDPSRPFLPWLRAIAQRRAVDALRRRSRRPQEVHDPAAFEDQVDAGPAPGQALEEGQEARLREARLARAVANLPAGQRQAVEHLALGERSLDETAALTGRSKGALKVNLHRALKALRAALVSDREGRDA, from the coding sequence ATGCCCGCTCGAAACGCGACAGGACCCGGCGAGGCGCATCTCGCGGCCGCGATGCGGGCGGCGCAGGACGGGGACGCGGCCGCCTATCGCCGGGTGCTGCGCGCCTGCGTGCCCGTGATCGCGGGTGTCGCCCGCGGTCAGGGGGTGCGGGGGGCCGCCGTCGACGACGTGGTGCAGGAGACGCTGCTGACGGTCCACCGGGCGCGGGCGACCTACGATCCGTCCCGCCCCTTCCTGCCCTGGCTGCGCGCCATCGCGCAGCGGCGGGCGGTCGATGCGTTGCGCCGCCGCTCGCGCCGGCCGCAGGAGGTGCACGATCCGGCCGCCTTCGAGGATCAGGTCGATGCCGGGCCGGCACCGGGGCAGGCCCTCGAGGAGGGCCAGGAGGCGCGCCTGCGCGAGGCCCGGCTCGCCCGCGCGGTGGCGAACCTGCCGGCAGGCCAGCGGCAGGCGGTCGAGCACCTCGCCCTCGGCGAGCGCTCCCTGGACGAGACCGCCGCGCTCACCGGACGAAGCAAGGGGGCCCTCAAGGTGAACCTGCACCGCGCCCTCAAGGCGCTTCGCGCGGCTCTCGTCTCCGACCGGGAGGGCCGAGATGCCTGA
- a CDS encoding NrsF family protein — protein sequence MPDLDRHDRLVEELAGRLTPVRRLSAPGRRAVLWGGAALALGLLVLPFADLSGLHARLGVTDLRLAAVGAALTAAAAAVGAFQTSVPGRAAAWALLPLPPLALWLGASGLGCLRAWLAPASGIAEAEEMRGCFVFVMGVSLPLSVLLVLMLRRACPLRPNLTAALAGLAAAATAAALLVPLHPHDATATDLAVHAAAIVLVIGLNGLLGGRILDGSRGGEAG from the coding sequence ATGCCTGATCTCGACCGCCACGACCGCCTCGTCGAGGAGCTGGCGGGCCGCCTGACGCCGGTGCGGCGCCTCAGCGCCCCGGGGCGCCGGGCCGTCCTGTGGGGCGGGGCGGCGCTTGCCCTCGGCCTTCTCGTTCTGCCCTTCGCCGACCTGTCGGGCCTCCACGCCCGCCTCGGCGTGACGGATCTGCGCCTCGCGGCGGTCGGGGCGGCGCTGACGGCGGCCGCGGCGGCCGTCGGCGCCTTCCAGACCAGCGTGCCCGGCCGCGCGGCCGCCTGGGCCCTCCTGCCCCTTCCGCCCCTCGCGCTCTGGCTCGGGGCGAGCGGGCTCGGGTGCCTGCGCGCGTGGCTCGCGCCCGCCTCCGGCATCGCCGAGGCGGAGGAGATGCGCGGCTGCTTCGTGTTCGTGATGGGCGTGTCGCTGCCGCTCTCCGTGCTGCTCGTGCTGATGCTGCGGCGCGCCTGCCCGCTGCGCCCGAACCTCACGGCGGCGCTGGCCGGGCTCGCGGCGGCCGCCACCGCCGCCGCGCTCCTCGTCCCGCTCCATCCGCACGACGCGACCGCGACGGATCTCGCCGTGCACGCGGCCGCCATCGTGCTGGTGATCGGCCTCAACGGCCTCCTCGGCGGGCGGATCCTGGACGGATCGCGAGGCGGCGAGGCAGGCTAG
- a CDS encoding pentapeptide MXKDX repeat protein: MIDPRQDVEHATRFPKERRERAGSWTFAVARDHAGPHNSPARNRRPCGAESLSVASPSRHAPQRRDPMRTLIRTASALILSIAAAATPALAAEGGTKDSVKEPAARDSMAKDSMGKDGMHKGSMHKDQMHKGSMEKDGMAKDTMKK; this comes from the coding sequence ATGATCGACCCGCGCCAGGACGTCGAGCACGCGACGCGCTTCCCGAAGGAACGGCGGGAACGGGCGGGAAGCTGGACGTTCGCCGTCGCGCGCGACCATGCCGGTCCGCACAACAGTCCGGCGCGTAACCGGCGGCCCTGCGGCGCCGAAAGCCTCTCCGTGGCGTCCCCATCCAGGCACGCCCCCCAGAGGAGAGATCCCATGCGCACTCTGATCCGCACCGCCTCGGCCCTTATCCTGTCGATCGCCGCCGCCGCGACCCCGGCCCTCGCCGCGGAAGGGGGCACCAAGGATTCCGTGAAGGAGCCCGCGGCGCGGGATTCGATGGCCAAGGACTCGATGGGGAAAGATGGCATGCACAAGGGTTCGATGCACAAGGACCAGATGCACAAGGGTTCGATGGAGAAGGACGGCATGGCCAAGGACACGATGAAGAAGTAG